The Apium graveolens cultivar Ventura chromosome 6, ASM990537v1, whole genome shotgun sequence genome contains a region encoding:
- the LOC141665588 gene encoding uncharacterized protein LOC141665588 gives MRSPRRVKDVESLTGRVAALNRFISKSSNKCQEFLKAIKEVGRNFKWTEECEEAFQNIKKYLSSPPMLSNPNEGETLILYLAVSDFAASAEVELGALVVIPRTEEVGLESQNSAPWWSLFMDGASNGDGVEAGIELISPEAHKIRRATHLAFHATNNDAEYEALINDKRERYQAKGLRTELYLKCAQRIIVRFNEVRLELIPRGQNEGADELAKLGSRRETTLLGIVPLEIQRQPSVPEHECQGYANYDNSPVASLTSLMSPWPFSMWGIDMIGELPKARGGVKYAVVAVDYFTKWAEAESLATITEKKLREFVHRAIAKLEEKKGIWQEELAQVLWSYKTTPRTTTRETLFSLVYGCEAMVPVEVGAGSFRRGNYESEANEVNHRLYMDMIEETRENAQIRVAAYQQRTTRHYNSKVRARTFKGGDLVLRRVMPNTKVVSHGVFGANWEGPYKIKSVLWERTYHLNDMQDKLIPRAWNAEHLRKYYQ, from the exons ATGAGATCCCCTCGACGGGTGAAGGATGTTGAAAGCTTAACGGGGCGAGTGGCTGCCTTGAACCGCTTCATCTCGAAGTCCTCCAATAAATGCCAAGAGTTCCTCAAAGCAATTAAAGAAGTGGGGAGGAATTTTAAGTGGACTGAAGAATGTGAGGAAGCCTTTCAGAACATAAAGAAGTATCTCAGCAGCCCTCCAATGTTGTCCAACCCAAATGAAGGAGAAACTCTGATCCTATACTTGGCTGTCTCCGACTTTGCAGCAAGTGCG GAAGTGGAGCTGGGAGCCCTTGTTGTCATACCTAGAACAGAAGAAGTTGGGCTAGAGAGCCAAAATAGTGCCCCATGGTGGAGCCTATTTATGGATGGAGCCTCTAATGGTGATGGAGTAGAAGCTGGAATTGAGCTAATCAGTCCAGAGGCGCACAAGATTAGACGTGCGACTCACCTGGCCTTTCAtgcaaccaacaatgatgctgagtatgaggccCTGATCAACG ATAAACGGGAGAGGTATCAAGCTAAGGGGCTGAGAACGGAGCTTTACCTGAAGTGTGCGCAGAGGATAATCGTGAGGTTCAACGAGGTAAGGCTGGAACTAATCCCGCGTGGGCAGAATGAAGGCGCGGACGAGCTAGCTAAGCTCGGCTCACGCCGTGAGACCACTTTGCTAGGGATTGTTCCCCTTGAGATACAGAGGCAACCTAGTGTGCCCGAGCACGAG TGTCAAGGATATGCCAATTATGACAACAGCCCCGTGGCCTCTCTCACTTCCCTCATGAGCCCTTGGCCCTTCTCTATGTGGGGAATTGATATGATTGGGGAACTCCCGAAGGCCAGGGGAGGTGTCAAGTACGCGGTGGTTGCGGTAGACTACTtcactaagtgggcagaggcCGAATCCCTAGCCACTATCACGGAAAAAAAGCTTAGGGAGTTTGTACACAGGGCTATT gcaaagcttgaagagaagaaaggGATATGGCAAGAAGAGCTCGCCCAGGTCCTATGGTCTTACAAAACGACACCCCGAACTACAACTAGAGAGACCCTTTTCTCTCTGGTGTATGGGTGTGAAGCTATGGTGCCCGTTGAAGTGGGGGCAGGATCTTTTCGGAGGGGCAACTATGAATCAGAGGCAAATGAGGTCAATCATCGGCTCTACATGGACATGATCGAAGAAACTCGGGAAAATGCTCAGATCAGGGTAGCAGCATATCAGCAGAGGACAACTAGGCACTACAACAGTAAGGTTAGAGCCCGAACTTTCAAGGGAGGAGATTTGGTTCTGCGCCGGGTCATGCCAAACACCAAGGTGGTGAGTCACGGAGTCTTTGGAGCGAATTGGGAAGGCCCTTACAAGATAAAGTCGGTGCTTTGGGAGAgaacctaccacctcaatgatatgcaagACAAGTTGATCCCAAGAGCCTGGAACGCGGAGCACCTCCGCAAAtattatcagtaa